In Tepidimonas taiwanensis, the following are encoded in one genomic region:
- a CDS encoding DUF3460 family protein, whose amino-acid sequence MNFLGLPDYVSDATQFLESLKRSKPSLEAEQRAGRALLWDRPQDREFLRQAQAARVPQKPYVYQTEPSLQ is encoded by the coding sequence ATGAACTTCCTCGGATTGCCTGACTACGTCTCCGACGCCACCCAGTTTCTCGAGTCGCTCAAGCGCAGCAAGCCCAGCCTCGAGGCCGAGCAGCGCGCCGGTCGGGCGCTGCTGTGGGACCGGCCGCAGGACCGTGAATTCCTGCGCCAGGCGCAGGCCGCGCGCGTGCCGCAAAAACCCTACGTCTACCAGACCGAGCCGTCGTTGCAGTGA